A window of Limosilactobacillus sp. WILCCON 0051 genomic DNA:
GGTAAGATTGATAAAGTCTATGCCAAGGCCGGCTCGACGATGGAAAGCCAAGACCTGCTGATTCAAATGAGTCCTTTAAGCTAATACAGCTTGACAGTATTAATTTATAAAGCGAGGTTAAAACAGTGGAAATTTCAGAACGCGTAAGCAACATTCAACCCTCAGCAACGCTGGCTTTGTCTGGCAAGGCCAAGGCAATGAAGGCGCAAGGCATTGACGTCTTGAACCTTTCAATCGGTCAGCCAGATTTCAATACGCCTAAGCACATCGGACAGGCTGCGATTAAGGCAATTGAGTCTGGCAAGGTTGATTTTTACACCGCGGCAGCCGGCATTGAGCCGTTAAGAAAAGCAATCGCCGATAAAGAAAACGCCGATCATGGCACAGACTTCACGGCGGATAACGTGGTAGTAATGAATGGTGCTAAAATGACGCTGTACGCCCTGGGACAAGCACTGTTTGATGAAGGCGACGAGGTCTTGATTCCTTTGCCATACTGGGTAACCTATGGCGAACAGGTTAAGCTGGCCGGTGCCAAGCCAGTCTTTGTAAAACCGGCAGCTGGTCGCCTGACCGTTGTTCCTGAAGAATTAGAAGCCGCGCGAACGCCTAAGACGAAGGCCATGATCTTAAACACGCCTAACAATCCATCTGGTGCCGTCTACACGCGCGAACAATTGCAGGCGATTGGCGACTGGGCCGTTGAGCATGATATTATCGTGATTGCTGACGATATCTATGGCAAGCTGGTCTATAACGGGACCAAGTTTGTCTCGCTGCTGGACCTGTCACCAGCGATCCGTAAGCAGACGATTCTGGTTAATGGGATGTCTAAGACCTACTCGATGACCGGCTGGCGCGTTGGCTATGCCATTGCTGACGAACAGGTAGTCAAGGGTCTGAAGACGTTCTTGAGTCATGCAGCCGGCAACATGGCAGCCGTCAGTCAATATGCCGCTTTGGCAGCTGTTACCGGTGATCAGGCCTGTGTTGAAGAAATGCGCGCTACCTATGAGGAACGCATCAACACGCTTTATCCGTTATTAAACGAGATTCCAGGCTTTAAGCTGGATGTAAAGCCGGCCGGAGCTTTCTATGCCTTCCCTGACGTCAGCGAAGCCGTTAAGCTGACCGGTTTTGCCTCGACTGATGAGTTTGTCAACGCGCTGCTCGATGAGGCTCACGTGGCAGTCGTTCCGGGCGCGGCCTTTGGAATGGATGATCATGTACGGATCAGCTATGCAACCAGCATGGATGTCTTAAAAGAAGCGGTTCAACGAATTCAAGCCTTTATGGCAGACCACCAAAAATAATCGATCAATAACCAATGAGCTCAGTTCTAATTTGAGCTGGGCTCTTATTTTAAAATTCTTGTAACCCTAAATTTAAGATAAGGGTTACAAGTTGAAAGAAGGAATAAAATGAAACGTCAAAATATTGTTCATTTAACGCAGACCGCCTTGATGA
This region includes:
- a CDS encoding pyridoxal phosphate-dependent aminotransferase, with the protein product MEISERVSNIQPSATLALSGKAKAMKAQGIDVLNLSIGQPDFNTPKHIGQAAIKAIESGKVDFYTAAAGIEPLRKAIADKENADHGTDFTADNVVVMNGAKMTLYALGQALFDEGDEVLIPLPYWVTYGEQVKLAGAKPVFVKPAAGRLTVVPEELEAARTPKTKAMILNTPNNPSGAVYTREQLQAIGDWAVEHDIIVIADDIYGKLVYNGTKFVSLLDLSPAIRKQTILVNGMSKTYSMTGWRVGYAIADEQVVKGLKTFLSHAAGNMAAVSQYAALAAVTGDQACVEEMRATYEERINTLYPLLNEIPGFKLDVKPAGAFYAFPDVSEAVKLTGFASTDEFVNALLDEAHVAVVPGAAFGMDDHVRISYATSMDVLKEAVQRIQAFMADHQK